In Treponema rectale, a single genomic region encodes these proteins:
- a CDS encoding sigma-70 family RNA polymerase sigma factor: MYNELSIMNSYIKDIARIPLLTAEEEKELAVKAASGDKAAKNKLINANLRFVINIAKQFIHRGMELEDLVSEGNVGLIIAVDHFDVNKGFRFISYAVWWIRQTILKALSEKCRPIRLPMNKADDLVRIEKARKMLGSKLSEEEEFAEVARMLELDPSYVKEMVEISREMLSLDAEITTDGAVKSFGETVEDKRYAAPEEEALNSCMKSDISKVLSSLKPNEERVLRMRYGLNGVKPMSLKEVGKHFNLTRERIRQIEQSAIKHMRVPGKLSKLSSYVA; encoded by the coding sequence ATGTACAACGAATTATCAATCATGAACTCTTACATTAAAGATATTGCCCGCATTCCGCTTTTAACTGCAGAAGAAGAGAAAGAACTTGCTGTAAAAGCTGCTTCCGGAGATAAAGCTGCAAAGAATAAACTTATAAATGCAAACCTCCGTTTTGTAATAAATATTGCCAAACAGTTCATTCATCGTGGAATGGAACTTGAAGACCTTGTGAGTGAAGGAAATGTTGGACTTATAATTGCTGTAGATCATTTTGATGTAAATAAAGGATTCCGCTTTATTTCGTATGCAGTATGGTGGATTCGTCAGACAATTCTTAAAGCTCTTAGTGAAAAATGCCGTCCTATAAGGCTTCCGATGAATAAGGCAGATGACCTTGTTCGTATTGAAAAGGCCCGTAAGATGCTCGGTTCAAAACTTTCTGAGGAAGAGGAATTTGCTGAAGTTGCCCGCATGCTTGAACTTGATCCGTCTTATGTAAAGGAAATGGTTGAGATTTCCCGTGAAATGCTTAGCCTTGATGCAGAGATTACTACAGACGGTGCAGTTAAATCCTTTGGAGAAACTGTTGAGGATAAACGTTATGCTGCTCCGGAAGAAGAAGCTTTGAATTCATGCATGAAGTCTGATATTTCTAAAGTTCTTTCATCCCTTAAGCCGAATGAAGAGCGTGTTCTCCGCATGAGATACGGACTTAATGGTGTTAAGCCGATGTCTCTTAAGGAAGTCGGAAAACATTTTAATCTTACCCGTGAAAGAATCCGTCAGATTGAACAGAGTGCCATCAAGCACATGAGGGTTCCTGGAAAACTTTCAAAGCTCAGCTCTTATGTTGCTTAA
- a CDS encoding co-chaperone GroES, whose product MKIRPLADRVLVKQVAAETKTASGLIIPDTAQEKTQQAVVEAVGPGTEKDKITVNVGDKILYDKYAGTNLKVDGDDYLILKMSDIIAVVE is encoded by the coding sequence ATGAAAATCAGACCATTGGCAGACAGAGTACTTGTAAAACAGGTTGCTGCAGAAACAAAAACTGCAAGCGGACTTATTATTCCTGATACAGCACAGGAAAAAACACAGCAGGCTGTGGTAGAAGCTGTTGGCCCTGGAACTGAAAAAGATAAAATCACTGTAAATGTAGGTGATAAGATTCTGTATGATAAATATGCAGGAACAAATCTTAAAGTTGACGGGGATGATTATCTTATCCTTAAAATGAGCGATATTATTGCCGTAGTTGAATAA
- a CDS encoding endo alpha-1,4 polygalactosaminidase yields MKTRVGFAAFLTVCAASAVFSCSSESSKNVQRVLCDDYRKAMRDFVIQISDTARKVDSDFIVIPQNGQNVAWDDDAEELEPDSSYFNAIDGCGREDTFYGMNSSYDIADGEKTPENLSAEIQEMCDVYVNAGLVVLSTDYTKAVTQNIEDSFSKNAARGYISFAATERNLNVIPDYEPYNKNTSDIKKLSDAKNFLYIINPDDYNKETFISALKETDYDVIIMDLFITNNQLSKEDIDALKTKKNGGSRLVICYMSIGEAEDYRWYWSQVEEKYLYEENPEWKGNYKVCYWDPDWQKIICGENGYLSKILDSGFDGVYLDIIDAFEYFEEKGTL; encoded by the coding sequence ATGAAGACTAGAGTTGGATTTGCAGCATTTTTAACTGTTTGTGCGGCTTCGGCTGTATTTTCCTGCAGCAGCGAATCATCAAAGAACGTTCAGAGAGTGTTGTGTGATGATTATAGAAAAGCAATGCGTGATTTCGTAATACAAATTTCTGATACAGCACGCAAAGTTGATTCTGATTTTATAGTCATTCCTCAAAATGGTCAGAATGTTGCCTGGGATGATGATGCAGAAGAGCTTGAGCCTGATTCTTCATATTTTAATGCGATTGATGGCTGTGGAAGAGAGGATACTTTTTATGGTATGAATTCTTCCTATGATATTGCAGACGGAGAGAAAACTCCTGAAAATCTGTCTGCTGAAATTCAGGAAATGTGTGATGTTTATGTGAATGCCGGACTTGTGGTTTTATCAACTGATTACACTAAAGCTGTTACGCAGAATATCGAGGATTCCTTCAGCAAAAATGCAGCCAGGGGGTATATTTCTTTTGCTGCAACAGAGAGAAATCTGAATGTCATCCCTGATTATGAACCATATAACAAAAATACTTCTGATATAAAGAAACTGTCTGATGCAAAGAATTTTCTCTATATTATAAATCCTGATGATTACAATAAAGAAACTTTTATTTCGGCTTTGAAAGAAACTGATTATGATGTAATTATAATGGATCTTTTTATAACGAATAATCAGTTGTCTAAAGAGGATATCGATGCATTAAAAACAAAGAAAAATGGAGGTTCCCGCCTTGTAATATGTTATATGAGCATCGGAGAAGCAGAGGATTACCGCTGGTATTGGAGTCAGGTAGAGGAAAAGTATCTTTATGAAGAAAATCCCGAGTGGAAGGGAAATTATAAAGTGTGTTACTGGGATCCGGACTGGCAGAAAATAATTTGCGGAGAGAATGGCTATCTTTCTAAAATTCTTGACTCTGGTTTTGACGGTGTGTATCTGGATATTATAGATGCGTTTGAATATTTTGAAGAAAAAGGAACTCTTTAG
- the rpsG gene encoding 30S ribosomal protein S7, with protein sequence MGRHKKSVNRPVMPDEKYNSVVIAKFVSRMMLDGKKQTCQKIIYEALDKLKAKTDKDPLEVFLKALDNVKPMVEVKSRRVGGATYQVPIEIRDARREALAMRWMIGAARSRSGRGMAETLAAELFDAFNNTGSAYKKKEDTHKMAEANKAFAHYRW encoded by the coding sequence ATGGGAAGACATAAGAAATCAGTAAATCGTCCGGTTATGCCAGATGAAAAATATAACAGCGTTGTAATCGCTAAATTTGTTTCACGTATGATGCTTGATGGTAAGAAACAGACTTGCCAGAAGATTATCTACGAAGCATTAGACAAGCTTAAGGCAAAGACAGACAAGGATCCTCTTGAAGTATTCCTTAAGGCTCTTGACAATGTAAAACCAATGGTAGAAGTAAAAAGCCGCCGTGTAGGTGGTGCTACATATCAGGTACCTATCGAAATCCGTGATGCTCGTCGCGAAGCTCTTGCTATGAGATGGATGATTGGTGCTGCACGCAGCCGCTCAGGCCGCGGAATGGCAGAAACTCTTGCTGCTGAATTGTTTGATGCATTCAACAACACAGGTTCTGCTTACAAGAAGAAGGAAGATACACACAAGATGGCAGAAGCAAACAAGGCTTTTGCTCACTATCGCTGGTAG
- the nusB gene encoding transcription antitermination factor NusB, giving the protein MSRRKGRILAFQALYTHDLVKKPLEELLKFDWDKADEIDTEGDEESSKDNASREDSYDYARILIAGTINHLEEIDAIIQSHLSEKWTMERLNKVALAVMRISVFTLLNQKEISPSIVINEAVAIAKDFGAEDSYKFINAVLDKISKETAS; this is encoded by the coding sequence GTGTCTAGAAGAAAAGGTAGAATACTTGCATTCCAGGCTTTGTATACACACGATCTTGTTAAGAAACCCCTTGAGGAGTTGCTTAAGTTTGATTGGGACAAGGCTGATGAAATAGATACAGAAGGTGATGAAGAGTCTTCTAAAGATAATGCTTCCAGAGAAGATTCTTATGATTATGCCCGTATTCTTATTGCCGGAACCATAAATCATCTTGAAGAAATTGATGCTATCATTCAAAGTCATTTGAGTGAAAAATGGACGATGGAAAGACTTAACAAGGTAGCACTTGCAGTAATGCGCATAAGTGTTTTTACTTTGCTTAATCAAAAGGAGATATCTCCTTCCATTGTTATAAACGAAGCAGTTGCAATTGCAAAGGACTTCGGAGCTGAAGATTCATACAAGTTTATCAATGCAGTTCTTGATAAGATAAGTAAAGAGACAGCTTCTTGA
- a CDS encoding alanine--tRNA ligase: MTANELRSKYIEFFKSKNHAVISGQSLIPENDPSVLFTTAGMHPLVPYLLGEKHPAGTRLTDYQKCVRTGDIDEVGDPSHLTCFEMLGNWSLGDYFKKESISFSYEFLTSKEWLGLDPRKISVTVFAGDENAPRDEEAASVWKSVGMPEDKIAYLPASDNWWAAGPTGPCGPDTEIFYWVGEGLPPEGSNKGTDSANWMEIWNNVFMQFNRVDEKTLEPLPKKNVDTGMGLERTNCILQGKTSVYLTEVFQPIIQKIGELADGYVYGTDSEKDKSVRIIADHSRASVFILGDQKGVSPDRVGAGYVLRRLIRRAVRHGMKLGIEKAFLAEVAQVVIDNFKNAYPELEQNAAKVFKELTAEEEKFRLTLKKGEAEFQKLLPNLMKNPKKIISGKVAYNLYETYGFPLELTQELGAENGFTVDVEGFREAEKKHQEASKTAEAGKAKGGIAEQSDVATKYHTATHLLQQALVNVLGDQVAQKGSNINSERMRFDFTFERPMTKEEIQKVEDIVNEKIKEDLPVTMEVMPLDAAKAEGARALFTNKYGEDVKVYTIGRDPKTDWFSKEVCGGPHVQHTAQIGDFKIQKEQSSSAGVRRIRAVISGGLPLDK; encoded by the coding sequence ATGACTGCAAATGAATTACGCTCAAAATATATTGAGTTTTTTAAATCAAAAAATCATGCTGTTATTTCCGGACAGAGTTTGATTCCGGAGAATGATCCTTCTGTTTTATTTACAACTGCGGGTATGCATCCGCTTGTTCCTTATCTTCTTGGAGAAAAGCATCCTGCCGGAACTCGTCTTACGGATTATCAGAAATGTGTACGTACCGGTGATATTGATGAAGTTGGAGACCCGTCGCATCTTACATGTTTTGAAATGCTGGGAAACTGGTCTCTGGGTGATTATTTCAAAAAAGAATCTATATCTTTTTCTTATGAATTCCTTACAAGCAAGGAATGGCTTGGACTTGATCCGCGTAAGATTTCGGTAACAGTTTTTGCCGGTGATGAAAATGCACCTCGTGATGAAGAAGCTGCTTCTGTATGGAAGTCAGTGGGTATGCCTGAGGATAAAATTGCATATCTTCCTGCAAGTGATAACTGGTGGGCTGCCGGTCCTACAGGTCCATGCGGTCCTGACACAGAAATTTTCTATTGGGTTGGAGAAGGACTTCCTCCTGAAGGTTCCAATAAAGGTACGGATTCTGCAAACTGGATGGAAATATGGAACAATGTTTTCATGCAGTTTAATCGTGTAGACGAAAAGACTCTTGAGCCTCTTCCGAAGAAAAATGTTGATACCGGAATGGGTCTTGAACGTACTAACTGTATTCTTCAGGGAAAGACTTCTGTTTATCTTACTGAGGTTTTCCAGCCTATCATTCAGAAAATAGGTGAACTTGCAGACGGTTATGTTTATGGTACTGATTCAGAAAAAGATAAGAGTGTTCGTATTATTGCAGATCATAGCCGTGCATCAGTATTTATTCTCGGTGATCAGAAGGGTGTAAGCCCTGATAGAGTTGGTGCGGGTTATGTACTTCGCCGTCTTATCCGCCGTGCTGTTCGTCATGGAATGAAACTTGGAATTGAGAAGGCATTCCTTGCAGAAGTTGCACAGGTTGTAATTGATAATTTCAAGAATGCTTATCCTGAACTTGAGCAGAATGCAGCTAAGGTATTTAAGGAACTTACTGCAGAAGAAGAAAAATTCCGTCTTACTCTTAAGAAGGGTGAGGCAGAATTCCAGAAGCTTCTTCCAAATCTTATGAAGAATCCTAAAAAGATTATTAGTGGAAAAGTTGCTTATAATCTTTATGAAACATATGGTTTCCCTCTGGAACTTACTCAGGAACTTGGAGCAGAAAACGGATTTACTGTTGATGTAGAAGGATTCCGTGAGGCTGAAAAAAAGCACCAGGAAGCAAGTAAGACTGCTGAGGCCGGAAAGGCAAAAGGCGGTATTGCAGAGCAGTCTGATGTTGCAACGAAGTATCATACAGCAACACATCTTCTCCAGCAGGCACTGGTTAATGTTTTAGGTGATCAGGTTGCGCAGAAGGGGTCAAATATTAATAGTGAACGTATGAGGTTTGACTTTACTTTTGAACGTCCTATGACTAAGGAAGAAATTCAAAAAGTAGAAGATATTGTAAATGAAAAAATCAAGGAAGATCTTCCTGTAACAATGGAAGTTATGCCTCTTGATGCAGCAAAGGCTGAAGGTGCCAGAGCTTTGTTTACTAATAAATATGGTGAAGATGTAAAGGTTTATACGATTGGCCGTGATCCTAAAACTGACTGGTTCAGTAAGGAAGTATGCGGTGGACCTCATGTTCAGCATACGGCACAGATTGGTGACTTTAAGATTCAGAAGGAACAGTCTTCTTCTGCTGGTGTCCGCCGTATTCGTGCAGTTATTTCCGGAGGACTTCCGCTGGATAAATAA
- the rpsL gene encoding 30S ribosomal protein S12 produces the protein MPTINQLIRKGRQSAANRTKAPALQSCPQKRGVCTRVMTMTPKKPNSALRKIARVRLSNGIEVTAYIPGIGHNLQEHSVVLVRGGRVKDLPGVRYHIIRGTKDTLGVDGRKRARSKYGAKKPKA, from the coding sequence ATGCCTACAATTAATCAGTTAATTCGTAAAGGTCGTCAGTCAGCTGCAAACAGAACTAAAGCTCCCGCACTTCAGTCTTGTCCGCAGAAACGTGGTGTTTGTACACGTGTAATGACTATGACACCTAAAAAGCCTAACTCAGCTCTTCGTAAGATTGCTCGTGTTAGACTCTCAAATGGTATTGAAGTTACTGCATACATTCCAGGTATTGGACATAACTTGCAGGAACACTCTGTAGTATTGGTACGCGGTGGACGTGTAAAGGACCTTCCTGGTGTACGTTACCATATTATCCGCGGTACAAAAGATACTCTTGGTGTAGACGGACGCAAACGCGCTCGTTCTAAGTACGGTGCTAAGAAACCTAAGGCATAA
- the recG gene encoding ATP-dependent DNA helicase RecG: protein MKLQDLKNTIESLSGVGPAAARQFARLGIFTVADLLQVFPRDYEDRTKKVSLAEFSVYPKVHTICKVTAHEWFGYGRMRNLKIAVTDGTATAWLIAFNRPFLQKSLPEGSIISVTGKFEIKYGQLQSSAFEAEKIADEGELSEYEEAAVPGSKVLSVYPLTEGLSQKNYRKAISQSLRQYAKALENDLPDHTIKERHLLTKSQAIQKIHEPETLQEAMQARQTLIYEELYNFEYKMLLRALRHRGKLPDDTETSYLENNGAAYFSTPDKNSDFEKSLSPLQLELYRRLPFELTADQMKVIQQMNEDIDKSAADRNSLINSPEKITGTPFSMQRLLQGDVGSGKTLTAFFICVRVINYGGQCAFLAPTELLARQHAENAAKLLEPLGIKVAFLTGNLKSKSRQPLLAALKEGTINLIIGTHALFSKGVEYKNLHLAVIDEQHRFGVAQRESIIDRGRISNGTKTHTPDVLMMSATPIPQTLALTVFGDLDISIIKTMPEGRKSVRTYLTVMGHENNVYEEVRKQLRQGHQAYFVYPRISEESGENTSDDKNLKSASEMFSFLNTQVYPEFTCALIHGKIDEDEQKQILDDFKTGKIQVLIATTVVEVGVDVANATCIVIEHADRFGLAELHQLRGRVGRSDLQSYCFLIYGKNISQDGIKRMKVLHETTDGFKIAEEDLKIRGPGEVTGTIQSGYLTLGIADLNRDKEILKIARYDALSNIRAEL, encoded by the coding sequence ATGAAACTTCAGGATTTAAAAAATACAATTGAATCTCTTTCTGGTGTAGGACCAGCTGCAGCCAGACAGTTTGCACGACTTGGGATTTTTACGGTTGCAGATCTTCTTCAAGTATTTCCAAGAGATTACGAAGACAGGACAAAAAAAGTTTCGCTTGCAGAATTTTCTGTTTATCCTAAAGTCCACACCATATGCAAAGTAACGGCTCATGAATGGTTTGGATATGGCCGCATGAGAAATCTTAAAATTGCAGTAACCGACGGCACTGCTACAGCATGGCTGATTGCCTTTAACCGCCCGTTTCTACAAAAATCACTTCCTGAAGGAAGCATCATAAGCGTTACGGGAAAATTCGAAATAAAATACGGCCAGCTTCAGTCATCTGCATTTGAAGCAGAAAAAATTGCAGATGAAGGTGAATTATCCGAATACGAAGAAGCTGCGGTTCCTGGCAGTAAAGTTCTCTCCGTTTATCCTCTCACAGAAGGGCTTTCACAAAAAAACTACAGAAAAGCCATATCCCAGTCATTACGTCAGTATGCAAAGGCTTTGGAAAATGATCTTCCTGACCACACAATTAAGGAACGGCACCTGCTGACAAAATCCCAGGCGATTCAAAAAATTCATGAACCGGAAACTTTACAGGAAGCAATGCAGGCCAGGCAGACTTTAATTTACGAAGAACTTTATAACTTCGAATACAAAATGCTCCTGCGTGCACTAAGACACCGGGGAAAACTTCCTGATGATACAGAAACCTCTTATTTAGAAAACAATGGCGCCGCATATTTTTCTACTCCGGATAAAAACTCAGACTTTGAAAAAAGCCTGTCTCCCCTTCAGCTGGAACTATACAGAAGGCTACCCTTTGAACTTACGGCAGATCAGATGAAAGTCATTCAACAGATGAATGAAGACATAGATAAAAGTGCCGCAGACAGAAATTCTTTAATAAACTCTCCGGAAAAAATAACGGGCACTCCATTTTCAATGCAGCGGCTTCTTCAGGGAGATGTCGGCAGTGGAAAAACCCTGACAGCTTTTTTTATATGTGTCCGGGTAATAAATTATGGCGGACAATGTGCTTTTCTTGCCCCGACAGAATTGCTGGCACGCCAGCATGCAGAAAATGCAGCAAAACTTCTTGAACCTCTGGGAATTAAAGTTGCATTCCTTACGGGAAATCTAAAATCTAAAAGCCGGCAGCCACTTTTAGCTGCACTTAAAGAAGGTACAATCAATCTTATAATTGGAACTCATGCACTCTTCAGCAAAGGTGTGGAATACAAAAACCTGCATCTCGCTGTAATAGACGAACAGCACCGGTTTGGTGTAGCCCAGCGTGAATCAATTATAGACCGGGGCAGAATTTCAAACGGTACAAAAACGCATACTCCAGACGTTCTGATGATGAGTGCAACTCCTATTCCTCAAACTCTCGCACTTACGGTATTTGGCGATCTGGACATAAGTATAATTAAAACCATGCCGGAAGGAAGAAAAAGTGTAAGAACATACCTGACTGTCATGGGCCACGAAAATAACGTATATGAAGAAGTGCGAAAACAACTCAGGCAGGGACATCAGGCATATTTCGTATATCCGCGGATTTCAGAAGAATCAGGAGAAAATACATCTGATGACAAAAACCTGAAATCTGCTTCAGAAATGTTTTCTTTCTTAAACACTCAAGTCTATCCGGAATTCACATGCGCACTCATACATGGAAAAATAGACGAAGACGAACAGAAACAGATTCTCGATGACTTCAAGACAGGAAAAATTCAGGTTTTAATCGCAACAACTGTTGTTGAAGTCGGTGTAGATGTGGCAAATGCTACATGTATCGTTATTGAACATGCAGACAGATTCGGACTTGCTGAACTCCATCAGTTAAGAGGAAGAGTCGGACGTTCCGACTTACAGTCTTACTGTTTTCTCATTTATGGAAAAAACATATCTCAAGATGGAATCAAACGTATGAAAGTTCTTCACGAAACAACAGACGGCTTTAAAATAGCAGAAGAGGATTTAAAAATAAGAGGTCCCGGTGAAGTTACCGGAACCATTCAATCAGGTTATCTGACACTGGGAATCGCAGATTTAAACCGCGACAAAGAAATCCTCAAAATTGCACGCTATGATGCATTAAGCAACATAAGAGCTGAGCTTTGA
- a CDS encoding YggT family protein, with protein MSIFRFLAALVNLYTILCFAYIILTWIPGIGYNGAVRFLSRVCSPYLNFFKKFRFLIIAGFDFTPALGLCLLGAASSVLNSMSQFRAFRPGLLLALLISSIWAVLSSILIFLIIMLIVRLVIVFLKGESARSDSPILTQLDYQISKIIYMFSKPFSFGRTLRYRTALITAIIVLVLMNITGGIIITLLTGILSTF; from the coding sequence ATGAGTATTTTCAGATTTCTTGCAGCACTTGTAAACCTCTATACTATTCTCTGCTTTGCCTACATCATACTTACCTGGATTCCGGGCATAGGCTATAACGGAGCCGTAAGGTTTCTTTCGAGAGTCTGCAGTCCTTACCTTAACTTTTTCAAGAAATTCCGGTTCCTCATAATTGCAGGTTTTGATTTTACCCCGGCTTTAGGGCTATGTCTTCTGGGAGCCGCCTCATCCGTACTTAACAGTATGTCTCAATTCAGAGCATTCAGACCCGGACTTTTACTTGCACTTTTGATCTCTTCAATCTGGGCTGTTTTAAGTTCAATACTCATTTTTCTAATCATTATGCTGATTGTAAGACTTGTAATTGTTTTCCTTAAAGGTGAAAGCGCAAGATCTGACTCTCCGATACTCACACAACTGGATTATCAGATATCAAAAATAATCTACATGTTTTCAAAACCGTTTTCATTTGGAAGAACACTCCGTTACAGAACAGCACTTATAACTGCCATAATTGTCTTAGTCCTCATGAACATAACAGGAGGCATCATTATTACACTGCTGACAGGAATTCTCAGCACATTCTGA
- a CDS encoding SurA N-terminal domain-containing protein → MKRFALGLAFIFGMAVSAFAQNDLQPLAVVKLSKPETITVKTLKARVNFVLKQYEPYGMTELSLEQKKEVLENLITEKLINQAAAKDGLSITDSQVNEQFLKTFSQQLGQNVTEAQLNDLIKQRTGKSLDEYLKENSGMNTAEYKAYLKNQIIAQQYVLKQKHDAIAGVQASDEEIRKAYEMNKATFVWNDMVRLFLVMVPKDSDAANAKKTAMDLRASYEKKPATAANDIKNSEKNGTAYRAGDIIVQKTSQQAQQLGWNYDKILELFGKETGYLSEITETDRDFQFYAVLKKYDAKMLGISDVVQPESNVTVYEYIKENLTSQKQNQYFSQAAKDVGKELDTAANVERKKTGEALDKLLDW, encoded by the coding sequence ATGAAACGTTTTGCTTTAGGATTAGCCTTTATTTTTGGTATGGCAGTAAGTGCCTTTGCCCAGAATGATTTACAGCCACTTGCCGTAGTTAAGCTCAGCAAGCCTGAGACTATTACTGTAAAAACGCTTAAGGCTCGTGTAAATTTTGTTCTTAAACAGTATGAACCATACGGAATGACAGAACTGTCGCTTGAGCAGAAAAAAGAAGTACTTGAAAATCTTATTACTGAAAAACTTATTAATCAGGCAGCTGCAAAAGATGGTCTTTCTATTACTGATTCGCAGGTTAATGAGCAGTTTCTTAAGACTTTCAGTCAGCAGCTTGGTCAGAATGTAACAGAGGCTCAGCTTAATGATCTTATCAAACAGCGTACAGGTAAATCTCTGGATGAATATCTTAAAGAAAACAGCGGAATGAATACTGCAGAATATAAGGCTTATCTTAAAAATCAGATTATTGCCCAGCAGTATGTTCTTAAACAGAAGCATGATGCCATTGCAGGGGTACAGGCATCTGATGAAGAAATCAGAAAAGCCTATGAAATGAATAAGGCAACCTTTGTATGGAATGATATGGTTCGTCTTTTCCTTGTTATGGTTCCAAAAGATTCTGATGCAGCAAATGCAAAGAAAACTGCAATGGATCTCAGGGCTTCTTATGAGAAAAAACCGGCAACTGCAGCTAATGATATTAAGAATTCTGAAAAGAATGGAACTGCATATAGGGCAGGTGACATAATCGTTCAGAAAACTTCCCAGCAGGCACAGCAGCTTGGCTGGAATTATGATAAGATTCTTGAACTTTTTGGTAAGGAAACCGGTTATCTTAGTGAAATTACAGAAACTGACAGGGATTTTCAGTTTTATGCTGTTCTTAAGAAATATGATGCAAAAATGCTTGGAATCAGCGATGTAGTTCAGCCGGAAAGCAACGTGACTGTGTATGAGTATATAAAAGAAAACCTTACTTCACAGAAGCAGAATCAGTATTTTTCTCAGGCAGCAAAAGATGTTGGAAAGGAACTGGATACAGCTGCAAATGTAGAACGTAAGAAGACAGGTGAAGCTTTGGATAAGCTTCTTGACTGGTAG